DNA sequence from the Geothermobacter hydrogeniphilus genome:
TCTCACATCTCACATCTCACATCTCACATCTCACATCTCACATCTCACATCTCACGCGTCATCGTGCGCGATCCATTCGATCTCGACCGATACCCCTTTCGGCAGGGCAGCCACTTCAACGGTGGCGCGAGCCGGCGGCGCGACGGGAAAGAAGCGCCCGTAAATCTCGTTGACAACAGCAAAATCAGCGAGGTCGACAAGATAGATGGTGGTCTTGACAACCTGGCCGAAATTGAGCCCGGCGGCAGCGAGAACTGCACCCATGTTTTTCATCACCTGTTCGGTCTGTTCGGCGATCCCACCGGACACCACCTCGCCGCTGACCGGATCAAGCGGAATCTGTCCGGAAAACCAGACCTGATCGCCTACCCGTACGCCCTGGGCATAGGGTCCGATAGCTGCCGGCGCATTGTCGCTCTGAATAATCTCTTTCGCCATGAATGCTCTCCCTTTTCTGGTGACACCCTCAGCCGCGCAACCGCTCCACCTTGTAAACACCCTTGAGGTTGACAACCGCCTGGCGCACCCGGTTGAGATGTTCAAGATCCTGAACATCCACTTCAAAATTGTTGATCCCCTTGTGATCGGCGGTTGAATGGACGTTGGCACTGATAATGTTGGCGTCGCAGTTGGTGATGGCAGTGGTAATGGCGGCCAGCATCCCCCGCTGGTTCTCGCAGTAGACCCTGATTCTGACCGGACGCGACGCCTTCTTGCGTCGATCCCACTCAACCGGAACACGGCGTTCCGGATCGGTTTCCCGCACCTGGGGGCAATCGCTGGCATGGACGGTCACCCCGCGGCCACGGGTGATGAAACCGACCACTTCATCTCCCGGAAGCGGGTTGCAGCACTTGGCGAAGCGCACCAGGATATCCTCGACCCCGTGCAGTTTGATGGCATTGGAGGGCTTTTTACGAATCTTGTTGACCACCTTGCCGAGGGGCCCGGGCGCCGCCGGCCGGGTCTCGATCTGCTCACGGGGAACCAGCTTGGAAATGATCTGGCCGAGAGTCACCTTGCCGTAACCGAGAGCTGCCAGCAGATCCTCGCCGCCGCTGAAGCCGAATTCCTCCCAGGCTTTCCGCCAGTCGGCAGACGACAGTACTTTTTTCAGGCTCATACCGTACTTGCGGAGACGTTTTTCCAGCAGATCTCGTCCGAGTTCGACGCTGCGTTCACGCTGTTCGGTCTTGATCCAGTGGCGAATCTTGTTGCGCGCCTTGGACGTGCGGACAAACTTGAGCCAGTCCTTGCTCGGATGCTGGCCGGCCTGGGTGGTCACTTCGACGATGTCACCGTTGTGCAGTTCGGTCTTGAGCGGCACCAGCTTGCCGTTGACCTTGGCGCCGCTGCAGTGATTGCCGACATCGCTGTGGATACTGTAGGCGAAATCGACCGGGGTCGAACCGCGCGGCAGCTCCTTGACATCGCCATTCGGGGTGAATACGTAGACTTCCTCGGGAAAGAGATCAACCTTGACCGAGGAGAGAAATTCCCGCGAATCGGTCAGGTCCTTCTGCCATTCGAGCATCTGCCGCAGCCAGGCGAAACGCCGGTCGTGCCGGCCGCTGGCGGCAATCGGGGCCCCCTTTCCTTCCTTGTATTTCCAGTGCGCCGCGATGCCCTCTTCGGCAATCCGGTGCATCTCGATGGTCCGCAGCTGGATCTCCATCCGTTCGCCATGCGGGCCGAGAACCGTCGTATGCAGCGACTGGTACATGTTGGCCTTGGGCATGGCGATATAATCCTTGAAGCGTCCGGGAATCGGCTTCCACAGGGCATGGACGATACCGAGCACCGCGTAACAGTCCTGCACCGAAGGCAGGATGATGCGAAAGGCGATCAGGTCATGCACCTGGTCGAAATCGATCTGCTGCCGCTTCATTTTCTGGTAGATGGAATAAAGATGCTTGGCGCGACCGGAGATCTGGCCGTCAAAACCGTTGTCTTTCAGCATCCGCCCGAGGGTCCGCTTGACCTCTTCGATATAACGGGACTGCTCGCGCTTGCGGCGCGCGATCCTGGCGGACAGATCCCGATAGTCGTCCGGCTCCTGGTAGCGGAAGGAAAGATTTTCCAGTTCGTTCTTGATCCAGCTGATCCCCATACGGTTGGCCAGCGGCGCGTAGATCTCCGCTGTCTCCCGGGCAATCAGCTGCTGCTGTTCGGGCGGCAGAGCGTCAAGAGTACGCATGTTGTGCAGCCGATCGGCAAGCTTGACCAGGATCACCCGGATATCGCGCGCCATGGCGAGCAGCATCTTGCGAAAATTTTCCGCCTGCTCCTCGGCCCGGGTCTTGAATGTCACCCGGCCGATCTTGGTCACCCCGTCAACCAGCTCAAAGACTTCATCCCCGAAAAGTTCGCGGATTTCCGTCTCGCCGGTCAGGGTGTCTGCAAAGGTATCGTGCAGCAGGCCGGTGACGATGGAAGGAACATCGAGCTGTAGCTGGGCGAGGATATGGGCAACTTCGAGGGGATGATGCAGATAGGCTTCGCCGGAGAGGCGCACCTGTCCCTGGTGAACTTTTCCGCAGAAGACATAAGCCTTGCGGATCGGTTCGAGGTCGGCGGTCGGATGATAGCCGGCCACCATGTCAAGGATGTCGTCGAGACGGACCATCAGGGCTCGGGCAAAAAACGGGCAGACAGCTCGGCGGCCGCCTGCCCGGATTTACACCTGAATCAGTGAGCTCCTTGTCGGCGGACAGCACAAGTCATTGATCTGCCTGAGCTTCCCAAAAATCACCAGCGAACCTGTGGGTGCGCTTCAGATTTTTGAAAATCTCACTCAGAGCAAGCACTTGCACTCTCCATCCAACAGGAACTCACTGATTCAGGTTTCAGCCGGCTTTACTTTCAGCTCTTGCGGGTGGGGATTTCGAAATCAACCTTTCCAGCGGCGATTTCACGCAGCGAAACAACGACCTTCTTGTTGTTGGCCTTGTTGTCGATCAGGGGCGCGGCCCCCTTGTAAAGCTGCTTGGAGCGTTTGGACGCGACCATGCAGAGCAAAAAGCGGTTGGGGATCACATCCAGACAATCTTCAACTGTGACACGTGCCATAATCAGAACTCCCTTGGTGTTGACCTATTTTTCCAACCCGAACCAGACCGCCGGCGCACTCTTGAAGCGTCTGGTCCGACAGCGTTCTGCCCGGACGATGGACGCCAGCTGCAGGCGGGCGGCTTCCAGGTCGGCATTGACAACCAGGTAATCATACCACCTGGCGGCGCGAATTTCCTGTTCGGCATTGCGCAGACGATGCCGGATCACCTCATCGCTGTCGGTCTGCCTGGAACGGAGACGTCTTTCCAGCTCCGCGAGCGACGGCGGCAGGATGAAGACGAAGACAGCGGCATCAAGCCTGTCACGCAGTTGCGCGGCTCCCTGGCAGTCGATATCGAGCAGAATATCCTCGCCCCGCCGGCGGGACTCGTCCAGGGTCTTCAGCGCCGTGCCGTAGCAGTTGCCGTGGACCTCCGCCCACTCGGCGAATTCCCCGGCCGCGACCATGCGGTCGAATTCAGCCTGGTCAACGAAATGGTAATCGACGCCATCCCGTTCCGAGCCACGCGGCTTACGGGTCGTGAACGAGACAGACTGACGGATATTGCTGAAATTGTCAACCAGATGTCGGCAGAGGGTGGTCTTGCCGGCCCCGGATGGAGCGGAAACGACGATCAGCAACCCTTCACGGGGCGCTTCGATCGGCTGAAGCCGTTCTGCTGCAGATTTTTCATTCATGCGACGTTCTGTACCTGTTCACGGATTTTTTCCAGCTCCGCCTTGATCTCGACCACCTGGCTGCCGATAACGGCGTCATTGGCCTTGCTGCCGATGGTGTTGGTTTCACGGTTGATTTCCTGCACCAGGAAGTCCATTTTCCGGCCGACCGGTTCCTCCGCAGCAAACAGTCCGCGAAACTGGACCAGGTGACTGCGGAAACGGGTCAGTTCTTCGCTGATGTCACAGCGGTCGGCGAAGACGGCCAGTTCCTGGGCGACCCGCTGCGGTTCAATATCGACATCGGCGGCATAACGTTCCAGCCGCTGGCGCAACTTCTCCTGCCATTCCAGGGGGACTTGAGGCGCCCGTTCGGCCACCCGTTCGATCAAACTGTCGAGTTTTTCCAGCCGCTGCTCGAAATCGGCCTGCAGGGCCTCCCCTTCCGAACGCCGCATCTGGCGAATCTGCTCCAGGGCCTCGTCCAGAGCCTGTTCCAGACACGGCCGCAACTCGTCGAGCGAAATACTTTCGGAGAACTGCAGCACATCCTTCTGTCCGACCAGCAGGTCGAGCGAGACCTTGTCGTCCAGGCCATAGGCCTTCTGCAGCTTATTCAGCGACCGGACCAGGGCGTCGGCCAGCGGCTTGTTGATCCGGGCCTCGTAGGCCTGCTCGCCGATGATTTCCAGGTTGATGAAAATATCGATCTTGCCGCGCGCCAGGCTCTCGGAAACCTTTTTCTTGAGCACGCCCTCAAGGGGCATGGCGGCCCGTGGCCCCTTGACATTGACATCACAGAAGCGGTGGTTGACCGATTTGATTTCGATGCCGATGGCGATATTCTCACCGGCCGCCCGACCCTTGCCGAAGCCGGTCATGCTGTAGATCATCTTATCTCATCCTCTCATGAACTCACGGATTCAGGTCAGAGGTGATGCTTTCGCAAAAAAGCAACAAGTGTGTTGGCTAAGCAAAAAGCGCCGGCAGCAAGGCGCGCGATTGTCGAGCAATGAGGCGTACTTACGTACGTTGAAGCAGCGAGACAAACGCAGCAACGCAGCTGCTGGTGAGTTTTTGCGACGCCATCAGGGGTAACATTCAGCATCGCGAAACGCGGTTCCCGCCGCGTCTTTTTCCGACAGCAGGGGCTGAACATCACGCGGCCAGTCGATCCCCAGGTCCGGGTCATCCCAACGGATCGTCCGCTCATGCTGCGGGGCATAGTAGGCGGTGGTCTTGTAAAGGAGATCCGCCGTCTCGGAGAGTACCATAAATCCATGGGCAAATCCTTCAGGAACCCAGAGCTGCCGCTTGTTTTCATCCGACAGAACAGCTCCGACCCATTGTCCGAATGTCGGTGAAGAACGACGCAGGTCGACGGCGACATCGAAGATCTCTCCGCCGACGGCCCGCACCAGTTTGCCCTGGGGCTGCTGAACCTGGTAATGCAGACCGCGCAGAACTCCGCGACAGGAACGCGAGTGGTTGTCCTGAACGAAATCGTTTTGCAGCCCGGTCAACTCTTCCCAGCGGGCCCGATTGAAACTCTCGAAGAAAAATCCGCGTCGGTCCGGGAATACCCGCGGCTCCAACAGCAGGACATCGGCAATGGCGGTGGTAACAATCCGCATACAAACTCCTATTCGCGGCTGAGCTGTTCCAGGTAGCTGCGGTAACTCGATTTCGGCATGGCCTCGATCACCAGCAGCAGCTGGTCAAGGCCAATATAGCCCTTACGGTAGGCGACCTCTTCAAGACAGCCGATCTTGACTCCCTGGCGCGCCTCAAGAGTGCCGATAAAATGGCTCGCCTCCAGCAGGCTCATGTGGGTGCCGGTGTCGAGCCAGGCGATGCCCCGTTCGAGTTTCTCCACCAGCAGCTCTCCTCGTTCGAGGTAGGCCAGGTTGAGGTCGGTGATTTCCAGTTCCCCGCGCGCCGAAGGCTGAAGCCCGCGAGCCAGTTCAACGACCTTCTCATCGTAGAGATAGAGCCCCGGCACGGCGTAACGTGATTTCGGCTGTCGCGGTTTCTCTTCGATGCCGAGAACCTTGCCCGTGGCGTCGAACTCGACCACGCCGTAACGTTCCGGATCCTGCACCGGGTAGCCGAATACCCTGGCGCCGCCGGCAAAGTCCCGGAAAATACGCGACAGGCCCATTTTGCCGTAAAAGATATTGTCGCCGAGAATCAACGAAACCGCCTTTCCGTCAATGAACTGCTCACCGACCAGAAAAGCTTGGGCGATTCCTTTGGGCTCAGGCTGCACCTGGTAGCTGAGCCGAATTCCCCACTGCGAACCATCACCCAGCAGGGCCTCGAAACGGGGGGTATCCTGGGGCGTGGAAATGATCAGGATATCCTTCACCCCGGCCCGCATCAGGGTCGAGAGCGGATAGTAGATCATCGGTTTGTCATAAATCGGCTGCAGTTGCTTGCTGGCCACCAGGGTCAGCGGATAGAGGCGGGTGCCGGCGCCACCGGCCAGCACAATGCCTTTTTCAATAGCCATGGGTTTTATCCCCTCCCTGTCTCTGTTTGAAATAACGCTTCAGGCTCTCCCGCCAATCGGGAATCTCCACACCGGAGATCTTTCCGATCTTCTGCTTGCTGAGGACGGAATAACGCGGACGACAGGCCGGCAGCGGATAGTCCGCGGTCGTGATCGGGCGAATCTGCCGCACCGCGAGTTTTTCATCATGCCGGGCCAGTTCAATGGCGGCACAGGCGAAATCATACCAGCTGCAGGCACCATCATTACTGTAATGATAGATGCCGTAGTCACCCTGTTCCAGCAGCCGCAGCATCGCCCGGACCAGATCGTCGGTCCAGGTCGGGGTACCGATCTGGTCGGCGACGATGCCAAGACTTTCACGCTCACGGGCGAGACGCACCATGGTCTCGACGAAATTGCCGCCGCCAGCTCCGTAAAGCCAGCTGGTGCGGATAATGAAGCAGCGCTCCAGGCCGCCGGCGAGAATCGCCTGTTCACCGTGCAGCTTGCTCAGACCGTACACCGACAGGGGGTCCGGGGTATCCGTCTCCAGGTAGGGACCGTCCTTTTCGCCGTTGAAAACAAAATCGGTCGACACATGCACCAGCGTCGCCCCGCAATCACGGGCCAACTCCGCCAGGTAGCCGGGGCCCCTGCCGTTGACCGCCTCGGCCTGCTCGACCCGACTCTCGCAGCCGTCGACATCGGTCAGGGCGGCGCAATTGATAATCAAATCCGGGTTTTCCCCTGCCAGGTCAAGAACAGAGGTCCGGTCCGTCAGGTCAAAACCGGGCAGATCATAACCGTGAATATCCCAGTTCCCGGGAGCGAGACGCTGCACCGCGTCGGCCAGCATCCCCCTGGCCCCGATCAGGGCGACCTTCAGCGAAGCACTCATTCAGCGATCTCCGTACATCCGGTCGTAGTAGGCCTGGTAGGAGCCGTCAAGGATAGCGGCACACCAGGGCTGGTTGGCGAGGTACCAGTCGACCGTGCTGCGGAGTCCCTCGTCGAAACGGACCGTCGGCTCCCAGCCGAGTTCCCGCCGGATCTTGCCGGCGTCGATGGCGTAGCGGCGATCATGCCCGGCGCGGTCCTTGACGAAGCGGACCAGCGAACGACGCGGTTCGCCCGAGGCCAGCGGGGCAACTTTTTCATCGAGAATATCGCAGATGGTTTCGACCACCTCGATATTCCGTTTTTCGCTGTTGCCGCCGATATTGTAGGTTTCACCGCACCGGCCGCCGTCCAGGACGACCAGGATCGCCCGGCAGTGATCCTCGACAAACAGCCAGTCACGGATATTGCGGCCGTCACCGTAGACCGGCAGTTCCCGTCCGTTGAGGGCGTTGTTGATAATCAGCGGAATCAGCTTTTCCGGAAACTGGTAGGGGCCGTAATTGTTGGAACAGTTGGTGATCAGCACCGGCAGACCGTAGGTATGGCCATAGGCACTGACCAGGTGGTCGGAGGCCGCCTTGCTGGCCGAATAGGGAGAGCGGGGATCGTAGGGGGTGGTTTCGGAAAAATAACCGGTCTCGCCCAGGGATCCGTAAACCTCGTCGGTGCTGACATGCAGGAAACGCCTGCCGTCACCCTTCCCTCCGTCCCCGAGCCAGGCGCTGCGGGCCGCCTCAAGGAGCGAGAAGGTGCCGTTGATATTGGTCCGGATGAATTCTCCGGGCCCGTCGATGCTGCGATCAACGTGCGATTCGGCGGCAAAATGGACCACCGTATCGATCTCTTCTTCGGCAAACAGCTTCTGCACCAGCTCACGATCACAGATATCGCCGCGCACGAAACGATAGCGGGGATCAGCGTCGAGACCAGACAGGTTCTCGGGATTGCCGGCATAAGTCAGCTTGTCGAGGTTGACTAGGCGGATCTCGTCAGGGCTCTCAAGCGCCAGCCGGATAAAATTGGCGCCGATAAACCCGCAGCCGCCGGTAACAAGAATATTTTTCATGGCAGAAATAACTCCCCCTCAGTCGCATCACTGGGTATTTCCTGAATCAGTGAGGCCCTGTTGGATGGGGAGCGCATGCTTGGTCTGAATGAGATTTTTAAAAACCTGAAGCGCACCCATAGGTTCGCTGGTGATTTTTGGAAAGCTCAGGCAGATCAATGACGGGTGTTCTCCGCCGACAAGGGGTTTACTGATCCAAGTATTTAATCCGGGGCGGAATGGTAGCATCCCCGGCGTGGAAATCAAAGCGTCAATCCTGAACCTGCCGCAGGACAAGGTCGACGGCCTCGACCAGGCTCTCGACCACCGGAACCCTGAGTTCCATCGCCTCGGCAACCGCGGCATTCCCGTATCCGGTTTTCACCAGAATCGAGCCGCAGCCGGCCGACAACCCGGCCCGGATATCGGCCAGCTTGTCGCCCACCATCCACGACCGCGCCAGGTCGATCCCTCTTTCTGCGGACGCCCGCAGCAGCAGACCGGGAGCCGGTTTGCGACAGTCGCATTTCGCTGAACTGTTGTCCGGGAGGTGCGGACAGAGATACCAGGCGTCGATTCGCGCTCCGGCAGCGGCCAGCAGCCGGTCAACATGACGGTGCAGCGTCTCGACATCGGACCGGCCATAAAAGCCGCGCGCGATTCCCGACTGGTTGGTGACCACGACCACCGGCAGACCGGCCCGGTTCAGGCGCCGGATGGCGGCCGGAACCCCATCAATAAATTCAAAATCCTCCACCCGGAAAAGGTAGTTTTTCTCGACATTGATGGTTCCGTCCCGGTCGAGAAAAACTGCGGACCGGGATGTATCAACTGCCCCCGACGTCACGACTGGTAGGCCTGCAGGATCTTTTCAATAAGGTTGCTGGTCGACTTGCCGTCAACCACCCGGATCAGCTCCACCCGCCCGCCCTGACTCTCGACGAACTCCCTGCCGACCACCTCTTCCGGTGTGTAGTCGCTCCCCTTGACGAGGATATCCGGCCGCAGCGATTCGATCAGCGCCAGCGGCGTATCCTCATCAAACATGACCACGAAGTCGACGCAGTCCAGCGCCGCCAGGATATGGGCCCGCTCTTCAGCACCGATCAGGGGTCTCTTCGGCCCCTTCAGACGACGGATCGAGGCATCGGAATTAAGACCCAGCACCAGCAGGTCGCCGAGTTGCCGCGCCTGTTGCAGGTAGCGGACATGGCCGACATGCAGGAGATCGAAGCAACCGTTGGTGAAGACAAGGGTCTGTCCCTGCCGACGTCGGTCAGCGAGAATGGCCGCCAGTTCCGCGAGCGGACGGATCTTGCGGTTCAACCCGGAATCATCACCGGCGACGGTGAGCAGATCAGCGGCGGTCACGGTCGAGGTACCGACCTTGCCGACGACGATGCCGGCGGCGGCATTCGCCAGGGCGGCCGCCTCAATCACCGACAGGCCGGTCGCCACACCGAGGCCGACGAAAACCAGCACCGTGTCACCGGCACCGGAAACATCGTAGACATCCCGGGCACGGGTCGGCATCGGGGTCACCGAACCATCCTCCAGAAAAACACTCATCCCCTCTTCGCTGCGGGTCAGGACCAGGGCCTGAAGAGAGCACTGCGCCATCAGAGCCCGACCGGCGGCACTGGCTGACGCCTCATCCTCAACCGGGATGCCGGAGGCCAGACCGGCCTCGCGCCGGTTCGGCGTCAACAGAAAGGCGCCCCGGTAGCGCAGGAAATCCGCACCCTTGGGATCAACCAGCACTGGAACCCCGGCCGCCCGACCGGCGGCAAGAACGTCCCGCAGCACCCGCTCGGTCAGAACCCCCTTGCCGTAATCGGAAACCAGCACCACCCGCTGCCGGGGGACAAGCGGCAGCACCGTCTCCAGCAAGCGGGCCTCGACATCGGGAGAAATCTCCTCACGACTTTCCCGGTCGATGCGCAGCATCTGCTGACTGTTCGAAAGAACCCGGGTTTTACGTCCGGTCCGGCGATCGGCAACAACCTGCAGAGCCCGACAATCGACGCCAGCCGTCTCAAGCATTTTGCCGAGCAGTTCCCCGTCATCATCCTTGCCGACGACACCCGCGGCACTGACCCGGCAGCCGAGTTCAACCAGGTTCCGGATCACGTTGCCCGCACCGCCGAGTCTGATTTCCTCGTCGGCAACGTCAACCACCTGCACCGGCGCCTCGGGAGAGATGCGTTCCACATCCCCCCACAGGTATTCATCCAGCATCAGGTCGCCGATCACCAGGATCGGACAATCGCGGGCCTGCTCCAGGAATTGACCGACGTTCATGACCTCTCCCGTCGCTCGAAATCATGGTGATCAACGGCTTCGCACAACAGGTGAATCAGCAGAATGTGCATCTCCTGCACCACGGCTGTTGATTCAACCGGAACGGTCAGCGGCAGATCAACCAGATCGCGCAGGGCACCGCCGTCCCGCCCCAACAGACCAATGCTGCGACAACCGATCTCGTTCGCCGTCCGAACCGCGGCCACGACGTTGCCGGAATTGCCGCTGGTGGAGAGGACCACCACCAGGTCCTCCGGACGTGCCAGAGCCGCCACCTGGCGGGCGAAGACCTGCTCAAATCCGTAATCATTGCCGACCGCGGTCAGAATCGAGGAATCGGTGGTCAGGGCAATGGCGGGCAATCCGTCCCGCTCAGCCCGATAACGACCGACCAGTTCGGCGGCAAAGTGCTGGGCATCGGCGGCCGATCCGCCGTTACCCATGATCAGCAGTTTGCCATCATCCTCAAGGCAGGTCACAATCATTTCGACCGCCTGATGAATCAGAGGGACAAGATCCTGTCCCACGGACATCAACGCCTGATGGTGCAACGTCAGATGGGAGCGAAACGGATCATCTGTCTCAGTTGCCATGACCAGCCCCTTAGCTAGAACGAAACAGGATTGTCTAATCACCTAGTTTACCAACAAATTGATTCAAAAATTCAATAAAATTATTTCGTTTCATACAAAGAAAATACGATAATACAACTCACCCCTTGCTATTCTACGAATCCTTTTTCGCAACTTTGGCGGAGACAGATTCAGTGAGCCACCATAATTATGTTTCAGCAACTCCCGATAGAGGGTGCGATTAAAAAAACGCCTATGAGAAGTCTCCAGATGATCGACGTACAGCCGCAACAAATCCTTGTGTGGAAACTCACCGACGGGGATCCTGAAGAGTTGACGCAATAAATCACGCTTTATTGCGCAATCTTCACGAAACCTCATGAGTCTGCCGCTTTTTTTACCGCCAGAATTCGTTTTTCTGAGTTCAGGATTATTTTGCGCATTTGAGTTATGCATA
Encoded proteins:
- a CDS encoding YicC/YloC family endoribonuclease, with translation MIYSMTGFGKGRAAGENIAIGIEIKSVNHRFCDVNVKGPRAAMPLEGVLKKKVSESLARGKIDIFINLEIIGEQAYEARINKPLADALVRSLNKLQKAYGLDDKVSLDLLVGQKDVLQFSESISLDELRPCLEQALDEALEQIRQMRRSEGEALQADFEQRLEKLDSLIERVAERAPQVPLEWQEKLRQRLERYAADVDIEPQRVAQELAVFADRCDISEELTRFRSHLVQFRGLFAAEEPVGRKMDFLVQEINRETNTIGSKANDAVIGSQVVEIKAELEKIREQVQNVA
- the gmhB gene encoding D-glycero-beta-D-manno-heptose 1,7-bisphosphate 7-phosphatase, with translation MTSGAVDTSRSAVFLDRDGTINVEKNYLFRVEDFEFIDGVPAAIRRLNRAGLPVVVVTNQSGIARGFYGRSDVETLHRHVDRLLAAAGARIDAWYLCPHLPDNSSAKCDCRKPAPGLLLRASAERGIDLARSWMVGDKLADIRAGLSAGCGSILVKTGYGNAAVAEAMELRVPVVESLVEAVDLVLRQVQD
- the rfbD gene encoding dTDP-4-dehydrorhamnose reductase, with the protein product MSASLKVALIGARGMLADAVQRLAPGNWDIHGYDLPGFDLTDRTSVLDLAGENPDLIINCAALTDVDGCESRVEQAEAVNGRGPGYLAELARDCGATLVHVSTDFVFNGEKDGPYLETDTPDPLSVYGLSKLHGEQAILAGGLERCFIIRTSWLYGAGGGNFVETMVRLARERESLGIVADQIGTPTWTDDLVRAMLRLLEQGDYGIYHYSNDGACSWYDFACAAIELARHDEKLAVRQIRPITTADYPLPACRPRYSVLSKQKIGKISGVEIPDWRESLKRYFKQRQGGDKTHGY
- the rfbC gene encoding dTDP-4-dehydrorhamnose 3,5-epimerase; translated protein: MRIVTTAIADVLLLEPRVFPDRRGFFFESFNRARWEELTGLQNDFVQDNHSRSCRGVLRGLHYQVQQPQGKLVRAVGGEIFDVAVDLRRSSPTFGQWVGAVLSDENKRQLWVPEGFAHGFMVLSETADLLYKTTAYYAPQHERTIRWDDPDLGIDWPRDVQPLLSEKDAAGTAFRDAECYP
- a CDS encoding RidA family protein gives rise to the protein MAKEIIQSDNAPAAIGPYAQGVRVGDQVWFSGQIPLDPVSGEVVSGGIAEQTEQVMKNMGAVLAAAGLNFGQVVKTTIYLVDLADFAVVNEIYGRFFPVAPPARATVEVAALPKGVSVEIEWIAHDDA
- the rfbA gene encoding glucose-1-phosphate thymidylyltransferase RfbA encodes the protein MAIEKGIVLAGGAGTRLYPLTLVASKQLQPIYDKPMIYYPLSTLMRAGVKDILIISTPQDTPRFEALLGDGSQWGIRLSYQVQPEPKGIAQAFLVGEQFIDGKAVSLILGDNIFYGKMGLSRIFRDFAGGARVFGYPVQDPERYGVVEFDATGKVLGIEEKPRQPKSRYAVPGLYLYDEKVVELARGLQPSARGELEITDLNLAYLERGELLVEKLERGIAWLDTGTHMSLLEASHFIGTLEARQGVKIGCLEEVAYRKGYIGLDQLLLVIEAMPKSSYRSYLEQLSRE
- the rpoZ gene encoding DNA-directed RNA polymerase subunit omega — encoded protein: MARVTVEDCLDVIPNRFLLCMVASKRSKQLYKGAAPLIDNKANNKKVVVSLREIAAGKVDFEIPTRKS
- the gmk gene encoding guanylate kinase; amino-acid sequence: MNEKSAAERLQPIEAPREGLLIVVSAPSGAGKTTLCRHLVDNFSNIRQSVSFTTRKPRGSERDGVDYHFVDQAEFDRMVAAGEFAEWAEVHGNCYGTALKTLDESRRRGEDILLDIDCQGAAQLRDRLDAAVFVFILPPSLAELERRLRSRQTDSDEVIRHRLRNAEQEIRAARWYDYLVVNADLEAARLQLASIVRAERCRTRRFKSAPAVWFGLEK
- the rfaE1 gene encoding D-glycero-beta-D-manno-heptose-7-phosphate kinase, yielding MNVGQFLEQARDCPILVIGDLMLDEYLWGDVERISPEAPVQVVDVADEEIRLGGAGNVIRNLVELGCRVSAAGVVGKDDDGELLGKMLETAGVDCRALQVVADRRTGRKTRVLSNSQQMLRIDRESREEISPDVEARLLETVLPLVPRQRVVLVSDYGKGVLTERVLRDVLAAGRAAGVPVLVDPKGADFLRYRGAFLLTPNRREAGLASGIPVEDEASASAAGRALMAQCSLQALVLTRSEEGMSVFLEDGSVTPMPTRARDVYDVSGAGDTVLVFVGLGVATGLSVIEAAALANAAAGIVVGKVGTSTVTAADLLTVAGDDSGLNRKIRPLAELAAILADRRRQGQTLVFTNGCFDLLHVGHVRYLQQARQLGDLLVLGLNSDASIRRLKGPKRPLIGAEERAHILAALDCVDFVVMFDEDTPLALIESLRPDILVKGSDYTPEEVVGREFVESQGGRVELIRVVDGKSTSNLIEKILQAYQS
- a CDS encoding D-sedoheptulose-7-phosphate isomerase translates to MATETDDPFRSHLTLHHQALMSVGQDLVPLIHQAVEMIVTCLEDDGKLLIMGNGGSAADAQHFAAELVGRYRAERDGLPAIALTTDSSILTAVGNDYGFEQVFARQVAALARPEDLVVVLSTSGNSGNVVAAVRTANEIGCRSIGLLGRDGGALRDLVDLPLTVPVESTAVVQEMHILLIHLLCEAVDHHDFERRERS
- a CDS encoding RelA/SpoT family protein, producing MVRLDDILDMVAGYHPTADLEPIRKAYVFCGKVHQGQVRLSGEAYLHHPLEVAHILAQLQLDVPSIVTGLLHDTFADTLTGETEIRELFGDEVFELVDGVTKIGRVTFKTRAEEQAENFRKMLLAMARDIRVILVKLADRLHNMRTLDALPPEQQQLIARETAEIYAPLANRMGISWIKNELENLSFRYQEPDDYRDLSARIARRKREQSRYIEEVKRTLGRMLKDNGFDGQISGRAKHLYSIYQKMKRQQIDFDQVHDLIAFRIILPSVQDCYAVLGIVHALWKPIPGRFKDYIAMPKANMYQSLHTTVLGPHGERMEIQLRTIEMHRIAEEGIAAHWKYKEGKGAPIAASGRHDRRFAWLRQMLEWQKDLTDSREFLSSVKVDLFPEEVYVFTPNGDVKELPRGSTPVDFAYSIHSDVGNHCSGAKVNGKLVPLKTELHNGDIVEVTTQAGQHPSKDWLKFVRTSKARNKIRHWIKTEQRERSVELGRDLLEKRLRKYGMSLKKVLSSADWRKAWEEFGFSGGEDLLAALGYGKVTLGQIISKLVPREQIETRPAAPGPLGKVVNKIRKKPSNAIKLHGVEDILVRFAKCCNPLPGDEVVGFITRGRGVTVHASDCPQVRETDPERRVPVEWDRRKKASRPVRIRVYCENQRGMLAAITTAITNCDANIISANVHSTADHKGINNFEVDVQDLEHLNRVRQAVVNLKGVYKVERLRG
- the rfbB gene encoding dTDP-glucose 4,6-dehydratase, which gives rise to MKNILVTGGCGFIGANFIRLALESPDEIRLVNLDKLTYAGNPENLSGLDADPRYRFVRGDICDRELVQKLFAEEEIDTVVHFAAESHVDRSIDGPGEFIRTNINGTFSLLEAARSAWLGDGGKGDGRRFLHVSTDEVYGSLGETGYFSETTPYDPRSPYSASKAASDHLVSAYGHTYGLPVLITNCSNNYGPYQFPEKLIPLIINNALNGRELPVYGDGRNIRDWLFVEDHCRAILVVLDGGRCGETYNIGGNSEKRNIEVVETICDILDEKVAPLASGEPRRSLVRFVKDRAGHDRRYAIDAGKIRRELGWEPTVRFDEGLRSTVDWYLANQPWCAAILDGSYQAYYDRMYGDR